The genome window GCGTCGTTTTAAACAACCCTTACGAACCAGCCACGGTATTTGGCAAATACGTGAGGGTATTATTATTAGTCTCATCGATCGATTCGGGGTGGTTAGTCAAGGAGAGATTGCTCCTTTGCCTTGGTTTGGTTCAGAAACGATGTCTCAGGCAGTAGAGTTTTGTCAACAGTTAGGAGAGACTATTAGTTTAGAAGATATCGCAGCAATTGCGAATACTCTTCCTGCTTGCCAGTTTGCTTTTGAATCTGCCGTCATAATTTTTTCAACTCAGCAGGATAATCAACCGAAAAATTTAAACTATTGCTATTTATTGCCTGCGGGAGAATCAGCTTTAACTAGCTGGCAAAATATTTATCAGCATCAAGCAGCTACTACTTTCAAGTGGAAGATTGGCGTTTTGCCTTTGGCTAAGGAAATTGAAATTCTCCAGCGGTTGGTTAGCATTTTTCCTCCAGACGTTAGATTAAGACTCGATGCCAACGGAGGATTAAA of Coleofasciculaceae cyanobacterium contains these proteins:
- a CDS encoding o-succinylbenzoate synthase — encoded protein: MDGRLKFKFDIYQRRFKQPLRTSHGIWQIREGIIISLIDRFGVVSQGEIAPLPWFGSETMSQAVEFCQQLGETISLEDIAAIANTLPACQFAFESAVIIFSTQQDNQPKNLNYCYLLPAGESALTSWQNIYQHQAATTFKWKIGVLPLAKEIEILQRLVSIFPPDVRLRLDANGGLNLQQARQLLSVTDTLKAIAFIEQPLSPDNFADILQLRQEHTTLLALDESIASFRQLQIAHQQGWDGVYVIKAAIMGFPSRLKQFCQDNCLDIVLSSVFETKVGRGAVLKMAGELNHPRAVGFGVQHFYD